Proteins from a genomic interval of Providencia stuartii:
- a CDS encoding fimbrial protein, whose amino-acid sequence MNNVFIVVIMLVLMPKNAFCYPQLDVQFRGELVHSKCQIATESVNKQIKLDNLRWQYINEHGASEIQPFFIAINKCSQSDLNKTIRFTWQSQQLTNIGGHHYLMTQGQSGALLGITEANKNNQLIVWNQPIDIGVVSVVNDQQQLTFGVFVRKPATEKIKVGDFKGTATFSVEYE is encoded by the coding sequence ATGAATAACGTGTTTATTGTTGTCATCATGTTAGTGCTAATGCCAAAAAACGCATTTTGTTATCCACAATTAGACGTGCAATTTCGCGGTGAACTGGTGCACAGCAAATGCCAAATTGCTACTGAATCCGTTAATAAGCAAATTAAGCTAGATAATTTACGTTGGCAATATATTAATGAGCATGGCGCCAGCGAAATACAACCTTTCTTTATTGCGATTAATAAATGCAGTCAATCTGATTTGAATAAAACGATTCGATTTACCTGGCAAAGCCAGCAACTAACCAATATTGGCGGTCATCATTATTTAATGACACAAGGTCAAAGTGGTGCGTTGCTTGGAATTACTGAAGCCAATAAAAATAATCAGCTTATTGTTTGGAATCAACCTATTGATATTGGTGTTGTTTCAGTGGTGAATGACCAGCAACAATTAACGTTTGGTGTCTTTGTACGCAAGCCTGCGACTGAAAAAATAAAGGTTGGTGATTTTAAGGGGACAGCGACATTTTCGGTGGAGTATGAGTAA
- a CDS encoding fimbrial protein: MRLIKFTQVVVIATSMASFNTLADNTGTLDFIGTVVSTPCNIAQSSLKQTIDFGQLSRRALENGRVAEVDFNIEFTGCDFTDFDKDAGGKPIAVKAMELVFTGQSYADAANTLLATSAGNTNNVGVGIDGFEFGKAKDILSMIVNKKGNNTLKFKALAKAVDTTKEVAEGQFSATSNFRITYQ; this comes from the coding sequence ATGAGATTAATTAAATTCACGCAGGTGGTTGTTATTGCTACCTCTATGGCCTCTTTCAACACCCTTGCAGATAACACAGGAACATTAGATTTTATCGGTACCGTCGTCAGTACTCCCTGTAATATTGCACAATCCTCATTAAAGCAAACTATTGATTTTGGACAACTATCTCGCCGTGCTTTAGAGAACGGTAGAGTCGCTGAGGTTGACTTTAATATTGAGTTCACGGGATGTGATTTTACTGATTTTGATAAAGATGCGGGTGGTAAACCAATAGCCGTTAAAGCGATGGAACTTGTTTTTACGGGGCAAAGTTATGCCGATGCGGCTAATACTTTACTGGCGACGTCAGCGGGGAACACAAACAATGTCGGAGTGGGGATTGATGGGTTCGAATTTGGTAAAGCTAAAGATATCTTATCGATGATAGTGAATAAAAAAGGAAATAATACTTTAAAATTCAAAGCGCTGGCTAAAGCTGTTGATACCACTAAAGAGGTTGCCGAAGGGCAATTTAGCGCAACGTCCAATTTCCGTATTACTTACCAATAA
- a CDS encoding fimbria/pilus outer membrane usher protein, which translates to MEQSMMFKHCKVRQVVLFTFGFMAWTAGASEFNTDVLDAQDIQHIDISQFSVAGYVPPGDYVLTVFVNGLRLGAPRDITVYDENTQAEVPSQRICIPADMLELIGLKSSAEKKVTLSDNGQCLDFSSLSGIQTKVELSTLSLHITIPQMWMEYRDPYWTPPALWEEGINGGFIDFNANMSATKEKGGTRRVYLSANGTTGINIGAWRLRGDYHANYQNQRGSHYPQETHQFDFSRLYAFTSLKESAAILTLGENDFYSDIFDAWQYSGISLESDDRMLPPKLVGYAPEIIGVANTNATVIIRSQERVIAETAVPPGPFRIQTLDSGIRGVVDVTVREENGEEKKFSISTASLPYLTRPGRLIYKLVGGKTRYDGRHLTGQPIIGGEFSYGVSNTWSVYGGTQANGYYQTLALGLGRDLFAIGAISADITQSFSDLPDERLQGRSYRFNYAKSFDDLRTDITFAGYRFADKEYRTLTQFMDEERIGVTPRAQKENYQVYLNKYFENFNISLNYQYSTYWQNDSQTQYGLYASTNMSLPTLSQYDTNLSLSATRTERDNGVADDAINVYFSVPLYTGHSVTFSELYSRASGHHQYNHNIGYSGYNATDNYSLNMGYNHGQNIDNQTSLSGFYSRDLSQANISANASYVPHQYRSIGGSINSGVTVTAKGAALHRSAHGDTRLMIDTAGASGVPLDNGVIKTNGFGLAVIPNVNSYRKSTASINTSKLPDNLETMVSTTDITLTKGAIGYRHLPVMKGEKLFAILSLENGQSLPFGASVRNADNQELGIVGEDGVTWLVGVSAQETLFAYWNNHKQCELRLPDNFTQSSNMLLLPCIQSATSLPTAYSKGH; encoded by the coding sequence ATGGAACAGAGCATGATGTTCAAACATTGCAAAGTAAGGCAGGTCGTTTTATTTACGTTTGGCTTTATGGCATGGACAGCTGGCGCTTCCGAATTCAATACCGATGTACTGGATGCCCAAGATATCCAACATATTGATATAAGCCAATTTTCTGTCGCAGGGTATGTACCGCCTGGTGACTATGTATTGACAGTATTCGTTAATGGTTTGCGCTTGGGGGCACCCCGAGACATTACGGTGTATGACGAAAACACACAGGCTGAGGTACCGTCACAAAGGATTTGTATTCCTGCTGATATGTTGGAATTGATTGGTTTGAAAAGTTCGGCAGAAAAAAAGGTCACACTCTCAGATAATGGCCAGTGCCTCGATTTTTCATCTCTATCAGGGATACAAACAAAAGTTGAATTATCAACATTGTCACTGCATATCACGATCCCTCAAATGTGGATGGAATATCGGGATCCGTATTGGACACCACCGGCATTATGGGAAGAGGGCATCAATGGCGGTTTTATTGATTTCAACGCTAATATGTCAGCGACTAAGGAAAAAGGGGGAACCCGAAGAGTTTATTTATCAGCAAATGGCACGACGGGGATCAATATTGGTGCTTGGCGATTACGCGGAGACTATCATGCTAATTATCAAAACCAGCGTGGCTCACACTATCCACAGGAAACCCATCAGTTTGATTTTAGCCGCTTATATGCTTTTACCTCATTAAAAGAATCCGCCGCTATTTTGACGTTGGGGGAAAATGATTTCTATTCGGATATCTTTGACGCATGGCAATACAGTGGTATTTCGCTAGAAAGCGATGACCGAATGTTACCGCCAAAGCTTGTTGGCTATGCACCAGAAATTATTGGCGTCGCCAATACTAATGCAACGGTGATTATTCGTAGTCAAGAGCGGGTAATTGCCGAAACGGCCGTACCACCCGGTCCGTTTCGTATTCAAACATTGGATAGCGGAATACGAGGGGTAGTAGATGTCACTGTACGCGAAGAAAATGGCGAGGAGAAAAAATTTAGTATCAGTACTGCCTCGTTACCTTATTTAACCCGTCCGGGCAGGTTGATTTATAAATTAGTTGGCGGAAAAACACGTTATGACGGCCGTCACCTGACTGGTCAGCCTATTATTGGCGGTGAGTTCTCTTATGGGGTGTCCAATACTTGGTCAGTTTATGGTGGAACACAGGCAAACGGTTATTATCAAACATTAGCGCTTGGTTTAGGGCGTGATCTTTTTGCTATCGGTGCGATTTCAGCTGATATTACCCAATCGTTTTCAGATCTTCCAGACGAAAGATTACAGGGGCGCTCTTATCGGTTTAACTACGCGAAATCATTTGATGATTTACGCACGGATATCACGTTTGCGGGGTATCGTTTTGCTGATAAAGAATACCGAACGTTAACACAGTTTATGGATGAAGAGCGCATTGGCGTAACGCCTCGCGCTCAAAAAGAAAATTATCAAGTTTATCTGAATAAGTATTTTGAGAACTTTAATATCTCTTTGAATTATCAATATAGTACTTATTGGCAAAATGATTCACAAACACAATATGGTTTGTATGCGAGCACGAATATGAGTCTGCCAACGCTATCTCAATATGATACGAATTTATCATTATCGGCGACTCGTACTGAACGTGATAATGGCGTCGCAGATGATGCTATCAACGTGTATTTTTCGGTGCCACTTTATACAGGCCATAGTGTAACTTTCTCTGAACTTTATTCTCGAGCATCTGGTCACCATCAATATAACCATAACATTGGTTATAGCGGTTATAACGCCACTGATAATTACAGTTTAAATATGGGATATAACCATGGTCAGAATATTGATAATCAAACCAGCCTGAGCGGTTTCTATTCACGAGACCTGTCACAAGCCAATATTTCTGCAAACGCGAGCTATGTACCTCATCAATATCGCAGTATTGGTGGCTCAATAAATAGTGGCGTGACAGTAACGGCGAAAGGCGCTGCATTACATCGGTCTGCTCACGGTGATACTCGATTAATGATCGACACGGCGGGAGCCAGTGGCGTGCCATTAGATAATGGCGTGATAAAAACGAATGGCTTTGGTCTGGCAGTTATCCCAAATGTGAATAGCTACCGTAAATCTACCGCATCAATTAATACCAGTAAGCTACCTGATAATTTAGAAACGATGGTATCGACGACAGATATTACGCTGACTAAAGGGGCCATTGGTTATCGTCATTTACCCGTGATGAAGGGAGAGAAATTATTTGCCATTTTATCGTTAGAAAATGGCCAAAGCCTCCCCTTTGGTGCCAGTGTGCGTAATGCGGATAACCAAGAATTAGGAATTGTTGGGGAAGACGGAGTCACTTGGCTAGTCGGTGTTTCTGCACAAGAAACACTGTTTGCTTACTGGAATAACCACAAACAGTGTGAGCTAAGGTTACCAGACAATTTCACGCAATCGTCCAACATGTTGCTGCTGCCGTGTATTCAGAGCGCCACTTCTTTACCAACCGCGTATTCAAAAGGTCATTAA
- a CDS encoding helix-turn-helix domain-containing protein, giving the protein MIKNRILLRQDIGDFLRSARRRKSLTGLQVGKMLHVSQQQISRYERGETSISIETLDVLLKALDMDWSDFFFNVMANYSAEIAEIKLYR; this is encoded by the coding sequence ATGATTAAAAATAGGATTCTACTACGGCAAGATATTGGTGATTTTTTAAGATCAGCAAGAAGACGTAAATCGTTAACTGGGCTTCAAGTTGGAAAGATGCTGCACGTCAGTCAGCAACAAATATCCCGCTATGAACGAGGTGAAACGAGTATCAGTATTGAAACATTAGATGTGTTATTGAAAGCACTCGATATGGATTGGTCTGACTTTTTTTTCAACGTAATGGCTAACTACTCAGCGGAAATAGCAGAAATAAAGCTATATCGATAA
- a CDS encoding fimbrial biogenesis chaperone, with protein MLNLKLHHGLLWGCFLLTMSVAMSAYSAITLDRTRIIFPGSERSINIRITNDNPEEAYLAQSWIEDLQGNKLTKGAILSTPPLQRVEANSDSLVRLSVTPLLAQLPQDRESVFYFNLREVPPKSTEGNTLQIALQSRVKLFYRPTRILAESETRWAHKVTLTRTTKGYKLHNRTPFHLTVIGLGDSKTQSEKSHFDVVMVPPRSTHDMASSKLATPYLTYINDYGGKPTLAFQCVSDVCTVTKEL; from the coding sequence ATGTTGAATTTAAAGTTACATCATGGGCTATTATGGGGCTGTTTTTTGCTAACAATGTCAGTTGCGATGAGTGCATATAGCGCCATTACATTAGACCGAACAAGAATTATTTTTCCCGGAAGCGAACGTTCTATCAATATCCGGATCACGAATGATAATCCTGAAGAAGCTTATTTAGCACAAAGCTGGATTGAGGATTTACAGGGAAATAAATTAACCAAAGGGGCAATTTTATCAACGCCACCTTTGCAGAGAGTCGAAGCAAACAGTGATAGCTTAGTGAGATTGAGTGTAACGCCTTTGCTTGCGCAGTTACCTCAAGATAGAGAGTCGGTATTTTATTTCAATCTGCGGGAAGTTCCCCCAAAATCCACGGAAGGGAATACATTACAAATTGCGTTGCAGTCTCGTGTTAAGTTGTTTTATCGGCCTACCCGTATTTTAGCGGAATCAGAAACGCGATGGGCTCATAAGGTCACACTAACTCGAACGACAAAAGGCTATAAACTGCACAATCGGACCCCTTTTCATTTAACGGTGATTGGTTTAGGCGATAGCAAAACGCAATCAGAGAAAAGCCATTTTGATGTCGTGATGGTGCCACCAAGATCTACGCACGATATGGCATCCTCCAAATTAGCAACCCCCTATCTTACCTATATCAATGATTATGGTGGCAAACCTACACTGGCTTTTCAGTGTGTCAGTGATGTTTGCACAGTGACAAAAGAGCTGTAG
- a CDS encoding fimbrial protein, which translates to MKHQRRWLLLVILSCVVSNWTQAATPVANTPAEETYYEQPRQGWIKVNAALFSAPCNLAMNTDVILTECGAGVIFHKNDIPDSSVKTPVKLQFYDVLQGQKFKRSAAQLTHGNNKIPLPILNENQHILRLEVSYE; encoded by the coding sequence ATGAAACATCAAAGAAGATGGTTATTGTTGGTTATTCTGAGTTGTGTCGTGAGCAATTGGACTCAAGCTGCAACGCCTGTCGCTAATACACCCGCGGAAGAAACCTATTATGAACAGCCACGACAAGGGTGGATTAAGGTTAATGCAGCATTATTTAGTGCCCCTTGTAATTTAGCCATGAATACTGACGTTATTTTAACGGAATGTGGGGCTGGTGTTATTTTTCATAAAAATGATATTCCTGATAGTTCGGTTAAAACACCCGTTAAATTGCAATTTTATGATGTTTTGCAGGGGCAAAAATTTAAACGTTCAGCAGCGCAACTAACACATGGAAATAATAAAATACCACTGCCTATTCTCAATGAAAATCAGCATATATTGAGATTGGAGGTTAGCTATGAATAA
- the uhpC gene encoding MFS transporter family glucose-6-phosphate receptor UhpC codes for MFRWIKTLPDQPPITDKKEIDKLYRYWRIHIMIALYAGYATYYFTRKSFNYVMPEMIKDLGISISDVGILTTAFYLVYGISRFASGIMSDASNPRFFMGVGLIITGFINIFFGMSSSLWLFTFFWVLNAFFQGWGWPPCSKSLTSWYSRNERGLWWSICNTSHNVGGAIIPLLAGGLAVHYGWRYGMYIPGIIAIVVGLFVCLRLRDKPSTMGLPTVGHWRNDELELQQEASSRKLKLWPILVQYIFTNKYVWLLAISYILVYIVRIGLNDWTNLYLVEEYGYDLIKANSALSFLEIGGFIGTLVAGWGSDFFFKGNRTPMNIIFMIGIGVVAAFLWLFPEMGYLLISVCFFFVGFFIFGPQMLIGMAAAEASHKDSAGAATGFVGLFGYLGAALSGYPLAKIIETAGWNGFFMTMIIATLLSAVLLLPLLIKKK; via the coding sequence ATGTTCCGATGGATAAAAACGTTACCCGACCAACCCCCTATAACAGATAAAAAAGAAATAGATAAACTTTATCGTTATTGGCGAATTCATATTATGATTGCGTTATATGCTGGGTACGCAACGTATTATTTCACCCGCAAGAGCTTTAATTATGTGATGCCTGAAATGATTAAAGATCTGGGAATTAGTATTTCTGATGTTGGTATATTAACGACGGCATTTTATTTAGTATATGGCATCTCTCGTTTTGCTTCCGGTATTATGAGTGATGCCTCTAATCCCCGCTTTTTCATGGGAGTGGGATTAATCATTACTGGGTTTATCAACATTTTTTTTGGGATGAGCTCAAGTTTATGGTTATTTACTTTCTTTTGGGTGTTAAATGCGTTTTTCCAAGGCTGGGGATGGCCGCCATGCTCTAAGTCCTTAACCTCATGGTATTCTCGTAATGAGCGAGGGCTATGGTGGTCTATTTGTAATACCTCCCATAATGTTGGTGGTGCTATTATTCCTCTATTAGCTGGGGGGCTAGCAGTACATTATGGTTGGCGTTACGGTATGTATATACCCGGTATCATTGCAATTGTTGTTGGGTTATTTGTCTGTTTACGTTTGCGAGATAAACCTTCAACAATGGGGCTGCCAACCGTAGGACATTGGCGTAATGATGAACTTGAATTACAACAAGAAGCCTCTAGTCGAAAATTAAAACTTTGGCCCATTTTAGTTCAATATATATTTACCAATAAATATGTTTGGTTATTAGCCATATCCTATATTCTTGTTTATATCGTACGTATTGGATTGAATGACTGGACTAATTTATATTTAGTCGAAGAATATGGTTATGATTTAATTAAAGCTAACTCAGCCCTGTCATTCCTAGAAATTGGGGGATTTATTGGCACATTAGTCGCTGGTTGGGGATCTGACTTTTTCTTTAAAGGGAATAGAACACCGATGAATATTATCTTTATGATAGGTATTGGTGTTGTGGCTGCTTTTTTATGGCTATTCCCTGAAATGGGGTATTTATTAATCTCAGTCTGCTTCTTTTTTGTTGGTTTCTTTATTTTTGGGCCACAAATGTTGATTGGTATGGCGGCCGCAGAAGCTTCTCATAAAGATTCAGCTGGTGCTGCAACTGGGTTTGTTGGTTTATTTGGTTATTTAGGCGCGGCTTTGTCGGGATACCCACTGGCTAAGATCATTGAAACCGCAGGGTGGAATGGTTTCTTTATGACAATGATAATCGCCACACTTTTATCAGCAGTATTGTTATTACCTTTATTAATAAAAAAGAAATAA
- a CDS encoding fimbrial protein: protein MSAYKQLIRFHCQVMCLIMLFTLEIAVAYASVDADERAFNGMTRMIGNVVATPCSIVMPNRHQTINFSPLTLTMLSTMSRRERYNQPFIIELRDCGSVYSSIDSKTWSIRFDGQKAQQIEAFVLRGPSQGLGVSVLNDQSQVLIPGQNYPLSHHVLRQNKSGQTLFLRYFLRLELTGQPIQAGNYQGLIRFFIDYQ, encoded by the coding sequence GTGAGCGCATACAAACAGCTTATTCGTTTTCATTGCCAAGTAATGTGCTTAATCATGTTATTCACGCTTGAAATCGCTGTTGCATACGCGTCTGTGGATGCTGATGAACGCGCTTTTAATGGGATGACAAGAATGATTGGCAACGTGGTGGCAACTCCTTGTTCCATTGTCATGCCAAATCGCCACCAAACGATTAATTTTTCTCCTTTAACGTTGACGATGCTTTCTACGATGAGTCGTCGGGAACGTTATAACCAGCCATTTATTATTGAGTTACGTGATTGTGGCAGTGTGTATTCCTCTATTGATAGTAAAACATGGTCAATTCGCTTTGATGGTCAAAAGGCACAGCAAATTGAGGCTTTTGTATTGCGTGGCCCCTCTCAAGGCTTGGGGGTCTCAGTATTGAATGATCAATCACAGGTCCTCATTCCTGGGCAAAATTATCCCTTATCTCATCATGTGCTACGACAAAACAAATCTGGGCAAACCCTTTTTCTACGTTATTTTTTACGGCTAGAACTGACAGGGCAACCGATTCAGGCAGGTAACTATCAAGGTTTGATTCGTTTTTTCATCGATTATCAATAA
- a CDS encoding fimbrial protein, producing the protein MKRDSTIIAVCFLMSTLAQSDVLVEVNATMVAPSCNIHSEHNDSQLTIDFGSMKPEALDNTHINKDFPIHLSGCDFNKNLAIILNPKGTHTLQHHGQTLLATTTAGLGILFNEITEGAVHVLDINKLQRIHPKKISATEYRADLQARLISTIPSERLAVGKFTSAMTILVTYD; encoded by the coding sequence ATGAAAAGAGACAGTACCATAATCGCCGTTTGCTTTTTAATGAGCACATTAGCTCAATCTGATGTGTTAGTTGAAGTTAATGCAACTATGGTGGCGCCTAGCTGTAATATTCATAGTGAACATAATGACTCACAACTGACGATAGATTTTGGAAGTATGAAGCCTGAAGCATTAGATAACACGCATATTAATAAAGATTTTCCGATTCATCTTTCAGGCTGTGATTTTAATAAAAACCTAGCGATTATTTTAAATCCTAAAGGTACTCATACATTACAACATCATGGACAGACATTGTTAGCGACCACAACGGCAGGGTTAGGGATCCTGTTTAATGAAATAACAGAGGGAGCAGTACATGTACTGGATATTAATAAGCTGCAACGAATTCATCCTAAAAAAATCAGCGCTACCGAATATAGAGCTGATTTACAAGCACGTTTAATCAGCACTATCCCTTCGGAGCGATTAGCTGTAGGTAAGTTTACCTCTGCTATGACTATTTTGGTGACCTATGACTAA
- a CDS encoding Na+/H+ antiporter yields the protein MSVVTLVLVFLLAVIVSVFISRLLKDIIPLPIIQIALGAGLSVFGFTVEFEPHLFLFLFIPPLLFLDGWRIPKEALFQEIKPIMSLAIGLVVVTVIGMGFFIHWLIPAISLAVAFALAAILSPTDPVSVSAMTVNSPLPSRMAHILEGESLLNDATGLVCFSFAVTAALTGTFSLASAAGQFVLVAFGGILIGLLVAWVIGWLNQFLVKRTGEEPAIQIMISLLMPFSAYLLAEHLHVSGILAAVVAGIAMHYEKIAGRMQAATRMQSKAVWDTVQTALNGMIFILLGEQLPSMWNNMPEVAKAAGASHPWMLFVYVIVITVALAILRFGWVWISMTLTVFHNRRRGKEADVLHIRMMAVMATAGVRGAITLAGILTLPLLMPDNSLFPNRDVAIFLAMGVILCSLLIASVALPILTKGLVQDLPYDNDEIRARMALNEAAMAHLRELMNHPSEDMDEIAMRTEVGAQLLEIYGRRLDNTDETESDVYDLHKMIDMEREMSRSALQAKRDALYLMRKGKNINERVYHRLRDELDLKEETLNHHKNKKH from the coding sequence ATGTCAGTTGTGACCCTTGTTTTGGTATTTTTACTCGCCGTGATTGTGAGTGTTTTTATCTCACGGTTACTTAAGGATATTATTCCTTTACCTATTATTCAGATAGCGCTCGGTGCTGGGCTATCCGTTTTTGGTTTTACGGTTGAATTTGAACCGCATCTATTTCTATTCCTGTTTATTCCTCCATTACTGTTTTTAGATGGATGGCGTATCCCTAAAGAAGCGTTATTCCAAGAAATAAAACCTATCATGTCGCTGGCAATTGGCCTTGTTGTGGTCACGGTGATTGGGATGGGGTTCTTTATTCACTGGTTGATTCCTGCTATCTCACTCGCCGTTGCTTTCGCGTTGGCGGCCATTTTATCCCCGACTGATCCGGTATCGGTCTCTGCAATGACAGTTAACTCACCTTTACCTTCGCGTATGGCGCATATTCTTGAAGGTGAATCACTGCTCAATGATGCAACAGGTCTGGTTTGCTTTAGTTTTGCTGTCACCGCAGCGCTAACCGGCACCTTCTCATTAGCATCGGCGGCTGGACAATTTGTACTCGTTGCTTTCGGCGGTATTTTAATTGGTTTGTTAGTGGCTTGGGTCATCGGTTGGTTAAACCAATTTTTAGTCAAGCGTACGGGGGAAGAGCCTGCTATCCAAATTATGATCAGCCTATTAATGCCATTCAGTGCATACCTATTGGCTGAACATCTGCATGTCTCTGGTATTTTAGCCGCGGTGGTTGCGGGTATCGCAATGCACTATGAAAAAATTGCAGGACGCATGCAAGCCGCAACGCGTATGCAGAGTAAGGCAGTATGGGATACCGTACAAACAGCCCTGAATGGTATGATTTTCATCCTGTTAGGTGAGCAATTACCAAGTATGTGGAATAACATGCCAGAGGTAGCCAAAGCGGCTGGTGCTAGCCATCCATGGATGCTATTTGTATACGTGATTGTTATTACAGTGGCATTGGCTATTTTACGTTTCGGTTGGGTATGGATATCCATGACATTAACGGTATTCCATAATCGCCGTCGTGGTAAAGAGGCTGATGTATTACATATACGCATGATGGCAGTCATGGCGACAGCGGGGGTACGAGGCGCCATTACTTTAGCGGGTATCTTAACTCTCCCATTATTGATGCCAGACAACTCCTTGTTTCCAAATCGTGATGTTGCAATCTTTTTAGCGATGGGGGTGATTCTCTGCTCTTTGTTGATTGCCAGTGTCGCATTACCTATTCTGACCAAAGGGTTAGTCCAAGATTTACCGTATGATAATGATGAAATTCGTGCACGTATGGCATTGAATGAAGCCGCAATGGCTCATTTACGCGAGCTAATGAATCATCCTTCAGAGGATATGGATGAAATCGCAATGCGTACAGAAGTCGGGGCCCAATTATTGGAAATCTATGGCAGACGTTTAGATAACACCGATGAAACCGAATCCGATGTTTATGATTTACATAAAATGATTGATATGGAACGTGAAATGTCTCGTTCTGCCTTACAAGCGAAGCGCGATGCGCTATATCTCATGCGTAAAGGTAAAAATATCAACGAACGTGTATACCATCGCTTACGTGATGAATTAGACCTCAAAGAAGAGACGCTAAATCATCATAAAAACAAAAAGCATTAA
- a CDS encoding inositol monophosphatase family protein, protein MDYRIFLQAAHVAADRARYILTEHRKNKLYEHIYFDTKDDESPVTEIDQYVEREIRQIIQTFHPEHNILGEEYGFQLGESEFTWVIDPIDGTRQFIAGIPIYGTLISLCHHGVPVLGIIEHPAVSERWVGVKGHPSTLNGLPIQTRNCTQLELALMSSSNTEPVLPEHRAGYEHIIPKTKWRVYGAACYSYACLATGRIDLSIDSGGMREVDYCALVPVIEGAGGKITDWDGKPLTMHSGKTVVAAGTAELHRQALEILQQFL, encoded by the coding sequence ATGGATTATCGTATTTTTTTACAAGCAGCACATGTTGCCGCAGACAGGGCTCGTTATATTTTAACGGAACATCGTAAAAATAAACTTTATGAGCACATCTATTTTGATACTAAAGATGATGAAAGTCCTGTTACTGAAATTGACCAGTATGTAGAACGAGAAATTAGACAAATTATCCAAACATTTCATCCCGAACATAACATTTTGGGTGAAGAATATGGCTTTCAATTAGGAGAATCAGAGTTTACTTGGGTTATTGACCCTATTGACGGTACTCGGCAATTTATTGCAGGGATTCCGATTTACGGCACACTCATTTCGCTTTGTCACCACGGAGTACCTGTTTTAGGTATTATCGAACACCCTGCCGTCTCAGAACGTTGGGTTGGCGTAAAAGGCCACCCATCAACATTAAATGGCTTGCCCATTCAAACCCGTAATTGCACTCAGTTAGAGTTAGCGCTCATGTCTTCCAGTAATACCGAACCTGTCTTACCTGAACATCGCGCAGGCTACGAACACATTATACCTAAAACGAAATGGCGAGTTTATGGGGCAGCTTGTTACTCCTATGCCTGTCTTGCTACAGGGCGTATTGATTTAAGTATTGATAGTGGTGGCATGCGGGAGGTTGATTACTGTGCGTTAGTCCCCGTTATCGAGGGCGCTGGAGGAAAAATTACAGATTGGGATGGAAAACCGTTAACGATGCATTCAGGAAAAACCGTCGTTGCGGCGGGAACAGCAGAGCTCCATCGACAAGCATTGGAAATATTACAGCAGTTTTTATAA